One part of the Zymomonas mobilis subsp. pomaceae ATCC 29192 genome encodes these proteins:
- a CDS encoding DUF2336 domain-containing protein, with the protein MAAKAYSNNSKTSLIEYVKEALKQDEERKEQLCIDLFIPSSLRLTETERNRAILLLERLVMATENEIRLRLTPLIEDFAPISLILLLNDPTNQLSLNCIFKSALLRDQHFAAVLIRRISESRLRNEFISHKKSDSSEKDIVDDLISQTTPDIALSAMALLIAESRRLDHLEDPVFARTDLPAELQYRLLWWVAACLRSTLLDYRISENKADEVLALAVNQALSCYDEGDTLDSRAIKLARSLWDYRRLTDGFIVKAAFDGHIALMVAALAVRAGINQSCAWDMVLDGDGSPLLLLLRAIGMARHEAITLALQLTNHNLNDYQLTNRIDAFDTLTQPEADKALTLWRLDEYYRCAISDIGHSVSNMRKKNMDKCEETEFFEQDYLS; encoded by the coding sequence ATGGCAGCAAAAGCATATTCTAATAATTCTAAGACATCCCTTATAGAGTATGTCAAAGAAGCCCTAAAACAGGATGAAGAGAGAAAAGAACAGCTTTGTATAGATTTATTTATACCGAGTTCGCTGCGTTTGACTGAGACTGAACGTAATCGCGCTATTCTTCTTCTTGAACGTTTGGTTATGGCGACTGAAAATGAAATTCGTCTACGCCTTACACCGTTAATTGAAGATTTTGCCCCTATTTCGCTTATTTTGCTTCTTAATGATCCTACTAATCAACTGTCTTTAAATTGTATTTTTAAAAGTGCTCTATTGCGAGATCAGCATTTTGCTGCTGTTCTCATACGTCGCATAAGCGAAAGTCGTTTAAGAAACGAATTTATCAGTCATAAAAAATCAGACTCCTCTGAAAAAGATATTGTAGATGATTTAATCAGTCAGACTACACCAGATATTGCTCTTTCAGCGATGGCTTTACTTATCGCAGAAAGTCGTCGGTTGGATCACTTGGAAGATCCGGTGTTTGCTCGTACTGATTTACCCGCTGAACTACAATATCGTTTGCTATGGTGGGTCGCTGCGTGCCTACGCTCTACACTTTTAGATTATCGAATTTCCGAAAATAAGGCTGATGAGGTGCTAGCATTGGCCGTTAATCAAGCTTTATCCTGTTATGATGAAGGTGATACGCTTGATTCCCGCGCTATAAAATTGGCACGTTCGCTTTGGGACTATCGACGTCTTACTGATGGTTTCATTGTTAAAGCGGCTTTTGATGGCCATATCGCCTTAATGGTAGCGGCCCTTGCTGTCCGAGCGGGTATCAATCAATCCTGTGCGTGGGATATGGTTTTAGATGGTGATGGTAGTCCCCTTTTATTATTATTACGAGCAATTGGGATGGCACGTCATGAAGCGATTACCCTGGCACTTCAGCTTACGAACCACAATCTGAATGATTATCAGCTTACTAATCGTATTGATGCCTTTGATACCTTAACTCAGCCAGAAGCCGATAAAGCACTAACCTTATGGCGTTTAGATGAATATTATCGCTGTGCTATCAGCGATATTGGGCATAGCGTTAGCAATATGCGAAAAAAAAATATGGATAAATGTGAAGAAACAGAATTTTTTGAGCAGGATTATCTTTCATGA